A portion of the Burkholderia pseudomultivorans genome contains these proteins:
- a CDS encoding acyl-CoA thioesterase has protein sequence MSQPSPVPAALDRTETVFRFLAEPSSVNFGGKVHGGALMKWIDEVAYACAAVWSSRYCVTVSVGNIRFQRPILVGNLVELKARVVATGRTSMHIHVSVHAGDPKGGVLRQTTDCLVVFVAVDENGNPLPVPTFVPQTDEEKRLAKYAMDVRAALDKIVEMKPEEVAKGEI, from the coding sequence ATGTCCCAACCGTCCCCCGTGCCGGCCGCCCTCGACCGCACCGAAACCGTATTCCGCTTCCTCGCCGAGCCGTCGTCCGTGAACTTCGGCGGCAAGGTGCATGGCGGCGCGCTGATGAAATGGATCGACGAGGTCGCTTACGCATGCGCGGCAGTCTGGTCGAGCCGCTATTGCGTGACGGTCAGCGTCGGCAACATCCGCTTCCAGCGCCCGATCCTGGTCGGCAACCTGGTCGAGTTGAAGGCGCGCGTCGTCGCGACCGGGCGTACCAGCATGCACATCCACGTGTCCGTGCATGCGGGCGACCCGAAGGGCGGCGTGTTGCGCCAGACGACCGACTGTCTCGTCGTGTTCGTCGCGGTCGACGAGAACGGCAACCCGCTGCCGGTCCCGACGTTCGTGCCCCAGACCGACGAGGAGAAGCGCCTGGCGAAGTATGCGATGGACGTGCGCGCGGCGCTCGACAAGATCGTCGAGATGAAGCCGGAAGAGGTCGCGAAGGGCGAGATCTGA
- the fumC gene encoding class II fumarate hydratase, which produces MNEAVRMERDTFGEIAVPADRLWGAQTERSLQNFRISTEKQSPELIHALAIVKRAAAAVNQSLGVLADDKAQAIIAAADEIIAGKHPREFPLAVWQTGSGTQTNMNLNEVIANRASELMGGERGEARKVHPNDDVNRGQSSNDVFPTAMHVAAAYAIVNHLLPALRTLRATLDAKSKAFADIVKIGRTHLQDATPLTLGQEFSGYVAQLDQGIRHVESALPHLYELALGGTAVGTGLNAHPEFAVRVADEIGRLTKLPFATAPNKFEVMAAADALVFAHGALKTVAASLMKIANDVRWLASGPRCGLGELSIPENEPGSSIMPGKVNPTQSEAVTMLCCQVFGNDVAVNVGGASGNFELNVFRPMIAHNVLQSVRLLADGAQSFNDHCAVGIEPNRARIDLLLNESLMLVTALNPHIGYDKAAQIAKKAHKEGTTLKAAALALGYLTDAEFDAWVRPEQMIGTR; this is translated from the coding sequence ATGAACGAAGCAGTTCGGATGGAACGCGACACGTTCGGCGAAATCGCCGTGCCGGCCGACCGGCTCTGGGGCGCGCAGACCGAGCGCTCGCTGCAGAATTTCCGGATCTCGACCGAGAAGCAGTCGCCCGAGCTGATCCACGCGCTCGCGATCGTCAAGCGCGCGGCGGCCGCCGTGAACCAGTCGCTCGGCGTGCTGGCCGACGACAAGGCTCAGGCGATCATCGCCGCGGCCGACGAGATCATCGCCGGCAAGCATCCGCGCGAGTTCCCGCTCGCCGTCTGGCAGACCGGCTCCGGGACCCAGACCAACATGAACCTCAACGAGGTGATCGCGAACCGCGCCAGCGAACTGATGGGCGGCGAGCGCGGCGAAGCGCGCAAGGTCCATCCGAACGACGACGTGAACCGCGGCCAGTCGTCGAACGACGTGTTCCCGACCGCGATGCACGTCGCGGCCGCGTACGCGATCGTCAACCATCTGCTGCCCGCGCTGCGCACGCTGCGCGCGACGCTCGACGCGAAATCGAAGGCCTTCGCCGATATCGTGAAGATCGGCCGCACGCACCTGCAGGATGCGACGCCGCTCACGCTCGGCCAGGAATTCTCCGGCTACGTCGCGCAGCTCGACCAGGGCATCCGGCACGTCGAATCGGCGCTGCCGCACCTGTACGAGCTCGCGCTCGGCGGGACCGCGGTCGGCACCGGCCTGAACGCGCATCCGGAATTCGCGGTGCGCGTCGCCGACGAGATCGGCCGGCTGACGAAGCTGCCGTTCGCGACCGCGCCGAACAAGTTCGAGGTGATGGCGGCCGCCGACGCGCTGGTATTCGCGCACGGTGCGCTGAAGACCGTCGCGGCGAGCCTGATGAAGATCGCGAACGACGTGCGCTGGCTCGCGAGCGGGCCGCGCTGCGGGCTCGGCGAGCTGTCGATCCCGGAGAACGAGCCGGGCAGCTCGATCATGCCGGGCAAGGTGAACCCGACGCAGTCGGAAGCCGTGACGATGCTGTGCTGCCAGGTGTTCGGCAACGATGTCGCGGTGAACGTCGGCGGCGCGAGCGGCAATTTCGAGCTGAACGTGTTCCGGCCGATGATCGCGCACAACGTGCTGCAGTCGGTGCGGCTGCTCGCGGACGGCGCGCAGAGCTTCAACGATCATTGCGCGGTGGGCATCGAGCCGAACCGTGCGCGCATCGACCTGCTGCTGAACGAATCGCTGATGCTGGTGACGGCGCTCAACCCGCATATCGGCTACGACAAGGCCGCGCAGATCGCGAAGAAGGCGCACAAGGAAGGCACGACGCTGAAGGCCGCCGCGCTCGCGCTCGGCTACCTGACCGACGCGGAATTCGATGCGTGGGTGCGTCCCGAGCAGATGATCGGCACGCGCTGA
- the norM gene encoding multidrug efflux MATE transporter NorM, which translates to MSHSGLTRTAAAPPSLSSHAADTARLAAPLAIAQLSQMAMSVTDTVLLGSLGPDSLAAGGLGANFFFVIVTVLQGVLSSVSVSVAHARGAQADHRVPHIYWTGFVLSVLLAIPAIVALSLSEPILLMFHEPPTLAHHVGEYTGVLRFAALGSLIGVGLMRAFLPAIGAARRLLWVSIGGVGVNGVLNYGLIHGAFGLPRLGFLGSAVATTITIWLTALALIWLLHGRQRFRHFVTAARPKLPVMSELIGIGWPVAITYGVESTLFLATGLTIGVLGATSLAAHQIALNVASVAFMVPLAIGQAANVRVGYWVGAGAPVAARHAGFVALGLGVAFMSLSGLVLIVAPHAIVGLYLHLDDPANAATVSLAASLLGIAAVFQIVDGMQTVASGALRGLKDTRIPMLAATFGYWGIGFPTGYWLAFHAGLGARGLWWGLAAGLASVAVLLACRFHLKSASLAAAVR; encoded by the coding sequence ATGTCGCATTCCGGTCTCACGCGGACGGCCGCCGCGCCGCCGTCCCTGTCCAGTCACGCCGCCGATACCGCTCGCCTCGCCGCGCCACTCGCGATCGCGCAGCTCTCGCAGATGGCGATGAGCGTCACCGACACGGTGCTGCTCGGCTCGCTCGGCCCCGATTCGCTCGCGGCGGGCGGGCTCGGCGCGAACTTCTTCTTCGTCATCGTGACGGTGCTGCAGGGCGTGCTGTCGTCGGTGAGCGTCAGCGTCGCGCACGCGCGCGGCGCGCAGGCCGATCACCGCGTGCCGCACATCTACTGGACCGGTTTCGTGCTGTCGGTGCTGCTCGCGATTCCGGCGATCGTCGCGCTGTCGCTGTCCGAACCGATCCTGCTGATGTTCCACGAGCCGCCGACGCTCGCCCATCATGTCGGCGAGTACACGGGCGTGCTGCGCTTCGCGGCGCTCGGCAGCCTGATCGGCGTCGGGCTGATGCGGGCGTTCCTGCCCGCGATCGGTGCGGCGCGGCGGCTGCTGTGGGTCTCGATCGGCGGGGTCGGCGTCAACGGCGTGCTGAACTACGGGCTGATCCACGGCGCATTCGGGCTGCCGCGCCTCGGCTTCCTCGGTTCGGCGGTCGCGACGACGATCACCATCTGGCTCACCGCGCTCGCGTTGATCTGGCTGCTGCACGGCCGGCAGCGCTTCCGTCACTTCGTGACCGCCGCGCGCCCGAAGCTGCCCGTGATGAGCGAGCTGATCGGCATCGGCTGGCCGGTCGCGATCACGTACGGGGTCGAATCGACGCTGTTTCTCGCCACCGGCCTGACCATCGGCGTGCTCGGCGCGACCTCGCTCGCCGCGCACCAGATCGCGCTGAACGTCGCGTCGGTCGCGTTCATGGTGCCGCTCGCGATCGGCCAGGCCGCCAACGTGCGGGTCGGCTACTGGGTCGGCGCGGGCGCGCCGGTCGCCGCGCGCCATGCGGGCTTCGTCGCGCTGGGGCTCGGCGTCGCGTTCATGTCGCTGTCGGGCCTCGTGCTGATCGTCGCGCCGCATGCGATCGTCGGCCTGTACCTGCATCTCGACGATCCGGCCAACGCGGCCACGGTGTCGCTCGCCGCGTCGCTGCTCGGCATCGCCGCGGTGTTCCAGATCGTCGACGGGATGCAGACCGTCGCGTCCGGCGCGCTGCGCGGGCTGAAAGACACACGCATCCCGATGCTCGCCGCGACCTTCGGCTACTGGGGCATCGGCTTTCCGACCGGCTACTGGCTCGCGTTCCATGCGGGCCTCGGCGCGCGCGGCCTGTGGTGGGGGCTCGCGGCCGGCCTCGCGAGCGTCGCCGTGCTGCTGGCGTGTCGCTTTCATCTGAAGAGCGCGTCGCTTGCCGCAGCGGTGCGCTGA
- a CDS encoding RNA-binding S4 domain-containing protein, translating into MPNLDFTLTGDYVELHSLLKITGLADSGGTAKMIVASGAVKVDGAVELRKTCKIRAGQVVLLGDTRIAVHDA; encoded by the coding sequence ATGCCCAACCTGGATTTCACGCTGACCGGCGACTACGTCGAGCTGCACAGCCTTCTCAAGATCACCGGCCTCGCGGACAGCGGCGGCACCGCGAAAATGATCGTCGCGTCCGGCGCGGTGAAAGTCGACGGCGCGGTCGAGCTGCGCAAGACCTGCAAGATCCGCGCGGGCCAGGTCGTGCTGCTCGGCGACACGCGCATCGCGGTGCACGACGCGTAG
- a CDS encoding DUF4088 family protein, producing the protein MGQITLSLKDDTVASLRKDYDAFVRVSLKLDPQFATPSFEDFLRAKLLDNMVPLTEHAVQRMLEGGQYAWAKRTLDKEFPDVVAILMRQAGDFGFGFASRAEWTPDELAKACRDWAKAIVAEAQADASLVDPLAAQIKSAVHDIQTLEEMMQTPAWRLAESLRQRIYEAKLACEMSVGSAARDKLGELRGLLRLGLSHGSFQKQEAQQIMEYLRLLKPEIFVEEPYDVFARLAAWLRSVFAPAARAPQGQGSGPRRP; encoded by the coding sequence ATGGGCCAGATCACCCTATCCCTGAAGGACGACACCGTCGCGTCCCTGCGCAAGGACTACGACGCGTTCGTGCGCGTATCGCTGAAGCTCGACCCGCAGTTCGCGACGCCGTCGTTCGAGGACTTCCTGCGCGCCAAGCTGCTCGACAACATGGTGCCGCTGACCGAGCATGCGGTGCAGCGGATGCTCGAAGGCGGCCAGTACGCGTGGGCGAAGCGCACGCTCGACAAGGAATTCCCGGACGTCGTCGCGATCCTGATGCGGCAGGCCGGCGATTTCGGCTTCGGCTTCGCATCGCGCGCCGAATGGACGCCCGACGAGCTCGCGAAGGCGTGCCGCGACTGGGCGAAGGCGATCGTCGCCGAAGCGCAGGCGGATGCGTCGCTGGTCGACCCGCTCGCCGCGCAGATCAAGAGCGCGGTGCACGACATCCAGACGCTCGAGGAAATGATGCAGACGCCCGCGTGGCGCCTTGCCGAATCGCTGCGGCAGCGGATCTACGAGGCGAAGCTCGCGTGCGAGATGAGCGTGGGCAGCGCCGCGCGCGACAAGCTCGGCGAACTGCGCGGCCTGCTGCGGCTCGGGCTCTCGCACGGCTCGTTCCAGAAACAGGAAGCGCAGCAGATCATGGAATACCTGCGGCTGCTGAAACCCGAGATTTTCGTCGAGGAGCCGTACGACGTGTTCGCGCGGCTCGCCGCGTGGCTGCGCAGCGTGTTCGCGCCGGCCGCGCGTGCGCCGCAGGGCCAGGGATCCGGGCCGCGCCGGCCGTGA
- a CDS encoding AzlD domain-containing protein → MSYALLILGMAVITYAIRTTLFLFGERLVFPPLVRTALGFVPVTVLTAIIVPMVVSPHGGAAELSWRNPQLIGGLAAVLVSATTRRPLVTIAVGLAVFFLWQGLVLPHWPAA, encoded by the coding sequence GTGAGCTACGCGCTGCTGATCCTCGGCATGGCCGTCATCACCTACGCGATCCGCACGACGCTGTTCCTGTTCGGCGAACGGCTGGTCTTCCCGCCGCTCGTGCGGACCGCGCTCGGCTTCGTGCCCGTGACCGTACTGACCGCGATCATCGTGCCGATGGTCGTGTCGCCGCACGGCGGCGCGGCCGAACTGAGCTGGCGCAACCCGCAGCTGATCGGCGGGCTCGCCGCGGTGCTCGTGTCGGCGACGACGCGCCGCCCGCTCGTGACGATCGCGGTCGGGCTCGCGGTGTTCTTCCTGTGGCAGGGCCTCGTGCTGCCGCACTGGCCGGCGGCCTGA
- a CDS encoding AzlC family ABC transporter permease produces the protein MMVGAAPFGVIFGTLVAGGPLAAWHGVLMSLAVFAGSAQFIALGLIAGSASFIVVLATTLIVNLRHLLYSATLAPYVAHLPLRWRATLGALMTDEVFAVAYAHYRHFPPGTIGPHYFFGSGLAMYLNWQVWTLAGIGFGAAFPGLQSLGLDFAMAATFIAIVVPQLGTLRYFAAAATAGTLAYFWQGWPYKLGLLGAVAAGVAVGVALTLLHARTRAGSRTETAS, from the coding sequence ATGATGGTCGGCGCCGCCCCGTTCGGCGTGATCTTCGGCACGCTCGTCGCCGGCGGCCCGCTCGCCGCGTGGCACGGCGTGCTGATGTCGCTCGCCGTGTTCGCGGGCTCCGCGCAGTTCATCGCGCTCGGCCTGATCGCCGGCAGCGCGAGCTTCATCGTCGTGCTCGCGACCACGCTGATCGTGAACCTGCGCCATCTGCTGTACAGCGCGACGCTCGCGCCGTACGTCGCGCACCTGCCGCTGCGCTGGCGCGCGACGCTCGGCGCGCTGATGACCGACGAGGTGTTCGCGGTCGCGTACGCGCACTACCGTCACTTCCCGCCCGGCACGATCGGCCCCCACTACTTCTTCGGCTCGGGGCTCGCGATGTACCTGAACTGGCAGGTCTGGACGCTCGCGGGCATCGGCTTCGGCGCGGCGTTCCCCGGGCTGCAGTCGCTCGGTCTCGACTTTGCGATGGCGGCGACCTTCATCGCGATCGTCGTCCCGCAGCTCGGCACGCTGCGCTATTTCGCGGCTGCCGCGACGGCCGGCACGCTCGCGTACTTCTGGCAGGGCTGGCCGTACAAGCTCGGGCTGCTCGGCGCGGTTGCGGCCGGCGTCGCGGTCGGCGTCGCGCTCACGCTGCTGCATGCGCGCACGCGCGCCGGTTCCCGCACGGAGACGGCATCGTGA
- a CDS encoding AraC family transcriptional regulator, whose protein sequence is MPASRLRDAARYWRTPLLPDADLLTATYRDHAFAPHWHDAYTIPVILEGAERFTYRGNGYVAETGSVPVINPGEVHTGSRAVDEGWCYRVSYVPVEFIRALADAIVGRPQDAPWFAPGVIRDADLAARLALAHRMMEAGSEQVRTSHAHTEPTDSGPPSGAPRIYDPLAAETAMLDALSTLIVRHADVRPQPAPLAADEPRVAAMRERLAADLAGTVTLADVAQAAGLSPFHAARLFTRETGMPPHAWRNQLRLQRALAPLRAGAPVAEVAAASGFVDQSHFTRHFKRMFGVPPGRWQAR, encoded by the coding sequence ATGCCCGCCTCCCGCCTTCGAGACGCCGCCCGCTACTGGCGCACGCCGCTGCTGCCCGACGCGGATCTGCTCACGGCCACCTATCGCGACCATGCGTTCGCGCCGCACTGGCACGACGCGTACACGATTCCCGTGATCCTCGAAGGCGCGGAGCGCTTCACCTATCGCGGCAACGGCTACGTCGCGGAAACGGGCAGCGTGCCCGTAATCAACCCCGGCGAAGTGCACACGGGCTCGCGTGCAGTCGACGAAGGCTGGTGCTATCGCGTCAGCTATGTGCCCGTCGAGTTCATCCGCGCGCTCGCCGACGCGATCGTCGGCCGTCCGCAGGATGCGCCGTGGTTCGCGCCCGGCGTGATCCGCGACGCCGATCTCGCGGCGCGGCTCGCGCTCGCGCACCGGATGATGGAAGCCGGCAGCGAACAGGTGCGGACCTCGCACGCGCACACGGAGCCGACCGACAGCGGGCCGCCGTCCGGCGCGCCGCGCATCTACGATCCGCTCGCCGCCGAAACCGCGATGCTCGACGCGCTGTCGACGCTGATCGTGCGTCATGCGGACGTGCGGCCGCAACCGGCACCGCTCGCGGCCGACGAGCCGCGCGTCGCAGCGATGCGCGAGCGGCTCGCCGCCGATCTCGCCGGCACGGTGACGCTCGCCGACGTCGCGCAGGCGGCCGGATTGTCGCCCTTCCACGCGGCCCGGCTGTTCACGCGCGAGACCGGCATGCCGCCGCATGCCTGGCGCAACCAGTTGCGGCTGCAGCGCGCGCTCGCGCCGCTACGTGCGGGCGCGCCGGTCGCCGAGGTCGCGGCGGCCAGCGGCTTCGTCGACCAGAGCCATTTCACGCGGCACTTCAAGCGGATGTTCGGCGTGCCGCCCGGACGCTGGCAGGCGCGCTGA
- a CDS encoding CreA family protein, whose amino-acid sequence MKHRFLSAASALLVSAFAAAPLAHAEEVGSVNTHFRVTGSDRVVVEAYDDPLVSGVTCYVSRARTGGIKGTLGVAEDPSEASIACRQVGPISFKEPLKQQTDVFSERMSFIFKTLHVVRVVDKKRNTLVYLTYSDRIVSGSPKNSVTAVPMPAGTTIPVK is encoded by the coding sequence ATGAAGCACCGTTTCCTTTCCGCCGCGTCCGCCCTCCTCGTCTCCGCCTTTGCCGCCGCGCCGCTCGCGCATGCGGAGGAAGTCGGCAGCGTCAACACTCATTTCCGCGTGACGGGCTCCGATCGGGTGGTCGTCGAAGCGTACGACGACCCGCTCGTGAGCGGCGTGACCTGCTACGTGTCGCGCGCGCGCACCGGCGGCATCAAGGGCACGCTCGGCGTCGCCGAGGATCCGAGCGAAGCGTCGATCGCGTGCCGCCAGGTCGGCCCGATCAGCTTCAAGGAACCGCTCAAACAGCAGACCGACGTGTTCAGCGAACGCATGTCGTTCATCTTCAAGACGCTGCATGTCGTGCGCGTGGTCGACAAGAAGCGCAACACGCTCGTCTACCTGACCTACAGCGACCGCATCGTCAGCGGCAGCCCGAAAAACTCGGTCACCGCGGTGCCGATGCCGGCCGGCACGACGATTCCGGTCAAGTAA
- the fdxA gene encoding ferredoxin FdxA — protein MTHVVTEGCIKCKYTDCVDVCPVDCFREGPNFLAIDPDECIDCAVCVAECPTNAIYAEEDVPGDQQQFTALNAELAKNWPSITKTKPAPADADEWKDVQDKLHLLER, from the coding sequence ATGACTCACGTTGTGACCGAAGGCTGCATCAAGTGCAAATACACGGATTGCGTGGATGTGTGCCCGGTGGATTGCTTCCGTGAAGGTCCCAACTTTCTCGCCATCGATCCGGACGAGTGCATCGACTGCGCCGTGTGCGTGGCCGAGTGCCCGACCAATGCGATCTATGCCGAAGAAGACGTTCCGGGCGACCAGCAACAGTTCACCGCGCTGAATGCCGAGCTGGCGAAGAACTGGCCGTCGATCACGAAGACGAAGCCGGCGCCGGCCGACGCGGACGAGTGGAAGGACGTGCAGGACAAGCTGCACCTGCTCGAGCGCTGA
- the pncB gene encoding nicotinate phosphoribosyltransferase: MIITSLLDTDLYKFTMMQVVLHHFPAASVEYRFKCRTPGVDLVPYIDEIRDEVRGLCALRFSDVELDYLRRMRFIKSDFIDFLALFHLNEKYISITPSPKGNGEIDIEIKGPWLHTILFEIPVLAIVNEVYFRNTQSTPDYREGRERMREKIKLLGAKPEFADCKIADYGTRRRFSKVWHEEVALTLRDGLGPQFAGTSNVFYAMKHGLTPLGTMAHEYLQACQALGPRLRDSQTYGFEMWAKEYRGDLGIALSDVYGMDAFLNDFDMYFCKLFDGARHDSGDPFEWGERMIRHYEANRCDPRTKVLVFSDALDIPKVLQLYERFRGRCKLAFGVGTNLTNDLGYVPLQIVIKMVRCNGQPVAKLSDSPGKSMCDDKAYLAYLRQVFGIAQPVDDDASK, encoded by the coding sequence ATGATCATCACTTCGCTGCTCGACACGGATCTCTACAAATTCACGATGATGCAGGTCGTCCTGCATCACTTCCCGGCCGCAAGCGTCGAATATCGTTTCAAGTGCCGCACGCCCGGCGTCGATCTCGTGCCGTACATCGACGAGATCCGCGACGAGGTGCGCGGGCTGTGCGCGCTGCGGTTCTCCGACGTCGAACTCGACTACCTGCGGCGGATGCGCTTCATCAAGAGCGACTTCATCGATTTCCTCGCGCTGTTCCACCTGAACGAGAAGTACATTTCGATCACGCCTTCGCCGAAGGGCAACGGCGAGATCGACATCGAGATCAAGGGCCCGTGGCTGCACACGATCCTGTTCGAGATTCCGGTGCTCGCGATCGTCAACGAAGTCTATTTCCGCAACACGCAGAGCACGCCCGACTATCGCGAAGGCCGCGAACGGATGCGCGAGAAGATCAAGCTGCTCGGCGCGAAACCCGAATTCGCCGACTGCAAGATTGCCGACTACGGCACGCGCCGGCGCTTCTCGAAGGTCTGGCACGAGGAGGTCGCGCTGACGCTGCGCGACGGGCTCGGCCCGCAGTTCGCGGGCACCAGCAACGTGTTCTACGCGATGAAGCACGGCCTCACGCCGCTCGGCACGATGGCGCACGAATACCTGCAGGCCTGCCAGGCGCTCGGCCCGCGGCTGCGCGATTCGCAGACCTACGGCTTCGAGATGTGGGCGAAGGAATACCGCGGCGATCTCGGGATCGCGCTGTCGGACGTCTACGGGATGGACGCGTTCCTGAACGACTTCGACATGTACTTCTGCAAGCTGTTCGACGGCGCGCGCCACGACTCGGGCGACCCGTTCGAGTGGGGCGAGCGGATGATCCGCCATTACGAGGCGAACCGCTGCGACCCGCGTACCAAGGTGCTGGTGTTCTCGGACGCGCTCGACATCCCGAAGGTCCTGCAGTTGTACGAACGGTTCCGCGGCCGCTGCAAGCTCGCGTTCGGCGTCGGCACGAACCTGACCAACGACCTCGGCTACGTGCCGCTGCAGATCGTGATCAAGATGGTTCGCTGCAACGGCCAGCCGGTCGCGAAGCTGTCGGATTCGCCGGGCAAGAGCATGTGCGACGACAAGGCGTATCTCGCGTACCTGCGCCAGGTGTTCGGCATCGCGCAGCCGGTGGACGACGACGCGTCGAAGTAG
- a CDS encoding LutC/YkgG family protein, producing the protein MDTSAARRNILARIRAAQGRAAEPDAAERDGVADYLARHPQGPRPPAPADLVAAFAQEAARMATTVDEVAALADVPAAVARYLAGHGLPTRAVAWRTLAELDWAAAGLSVECRKPADGDLVGLTGCFCATAETGSLVLLSGPDTYASAGLLPETHIAIVPASRIVAGHEDAFALIRAERGELPRAVNFVSGPSRTGDIEQTIVLGAHGPYRVHAIVVRGA; encoded by the coding sequence ATGGACACTTCCGCTGCCCGTCGCAACATCCTCGCGCGCATCCGTGCGGCGCAGGGCCGCGCGGCCGAGCCGGATGCGGCGGAACGCGACGGCGTCGCCGACTACCTCGCCCGACATCCGCAGGGGCCGCGTCCGCCCGCACCGGCCGATCTCGTCGCCGCATTCGCGCAGGAGGCGGCCCGCATGGCGACCACCGTCGACGAAGTCGCGGCGCTCGCCGACGTGCCGGCTGCCGTCGCCCGCTATCTGGCCGGGCACGGCTTGCCGACGCGCGCCGTCGCGTGGCGCACGCTGGCCGAGCTGGACTGGGCGGCCGCGGGGCTGTCCGTCGAATGCCGCAAGCCCGCCGACGGCGATCTCGTCGGCCTGACCGGTTGCTTTTGCGCGACCGCGGAAACCGGCTCGCTCGTGCTGTTGTCCGGTCCGGACACCTATGCATCCGCGGGCCTGCTGCCGGAAACGCATATCGCGATCGTGCCGGCATCGCGCATCGTCGCCGGCCACGAGGACGCGTTCGCGCTGATCCGCGCGGAGCGCGGCGAATTGCCGCGTGCGGTCAATTTCGTATCCGGCCCGTCGCGCACGGGCGACATCGAGCAGACCATCGTGCTGGGTGCGCACGGCCCGTATCGCGTGCACGCGATCGTCGTGCGCGGCGCATGA
- a CDS encoding sodium:proton antiporter yields the protein MKRHAAWAGMASGAALGAVPALASAATLDGATLSALWGIPFAGILLSIALFPLVAPVFWHHHFGKIAAAWAVAFLVPFAFAFGAGTAFGTLVHALLEEYIPFIVLLTALYTVAGGICVNGNLHGTPKLNTAILALGTLLASVMGTTGAAMLLIRPLLRANDNRKHVVHVVIFFIFLVANAGGSLSPLGDPPLFLGFLNGVSFFWTTTHLALPMLFICAVLLALFFALDTYFYRKGGEERPAALDPTPDGVALSIDGKINFVLLAAVVGLVLMSGVWKPGITFDVWGTHVALQNLVRDVALLGVTLASLALTPRSAREGNAFNWAPIEEVAKLFAGIFVTIAPVIVILRAGADGAFAQIVHLVTGPDGRPIDAMYFWATGLLSSFLDNAPTYLVFFNLAGGDAQTLMTTGATTLAAISAGAVFMGANSYIGNAPNFMVKAIAESRGVRMPSFFAYLGWAVVVLVPVFVLTSWIFFTA from the coding sequence ATGAAACGACATGCCGCGTGGGCGGGCATGGCGTCGGGGGCCGCGCTCGGCGCGGTTCCCGCGCTCGCATCGGCCGCTACACTCGACGGCGCCACGCTGTCCGCACTCTGGGGCATCCCGTTCGCCGGGATCCTGCTGTCCATCGCGCTGTTCCCGCTCGTCGCGCCGGTGTTCTGGCATCACCATTTCGGCAAGATCGCCGCCGCGTGGGCGGTCGCGTTCCTGGTGCCGTTCGCGTTCGCGTTCGGCGCGGGCACCGCGTTCGGTACGCTCGTGCACGCGCTGCTCGAGGAATACATTCCGTTCATCGTGCTGCTGACCGCGCTGTATACGGTCGCGGGCGGCATCTGCGTGAACGGCAACCTGCACGGCACGCCGAAGCTCAATACCGCGATCCTCGCGCTCGGCACGCTGCTCGCGAGCGTGATGGGCACGACCGGCGCCGCGATGCTGCTGATCCGGCCGCTGCTGCGCGCGAACGACAACCGCAAGCACGTCGTGCATGTCGTGATCTTCTTCATCTTCCTCGTCGCGAACGCGGGCGGCTCGCTGTCGCCGCTCGGCGATCCGCCGCTGTTCCTCGGCTTCCTGAACGGCGTGAGCTTCTTCTGGACGACCACCCACCTCGCGCTGCCGATGCTGTTCATCTGCGCGGTGCTGCTGGCGCTGTTCTTCGCGCTCGACACGTATTTCTACCGGAAGGGCGGCGAGGAGCGGCCGGCCGCGCTCGACCCGACGCCCGACGGCGTCGCGCTGTCGATCGACGGCAAGATCAACTTCGTGCTGCTCGCGGCCGTGGTCGGTCTCGTGCTGATGAGCGGCGTCTGGAAGCCGGGCATCACGTTCGACGTGTGGGGGACGCACGTCGCGCTGCAGAATCTCGTGCGCGACGTCGCGCTGCTCGGCGTGACGCTCGCGTCGCTCGCGCTGACGCCGCGCTCCGCGCGCGAGGGCAACGCGTTCAACTGGGCGCCGATCGAGGAAGTCGCGAAACTGTTCGCGGGGATCTTCGTGACGATCGCGCCGGTGATCGTGATCCTGCGCGCGGGCGCGGACGGCGCGTTCGCGCAGATCGTCCATCTCGTCACCGGGCCGGACGGCCGGCCGATCGACGCGATGTACTTCTGGGCGACGGGCCTGCTGTCGTCGTTCCTCGACAACGCGCCGACCTACCTGGTGTTCTTCAACCTCGCGGGCGGCGACGCGCAGACGCTGATGACGACCGGCGCGACGACGCTCGCGGCGATTTCCGCCGGCGCGGTGTTCATGGGCGCGAACAGCTATATCGGCAACGCGCCGAACTTCATGGTGAAGGCGATCGCGGAGTCGCGCGGCGTGAGGATGCCGAGCTTTTTCGCGTATCTCGGCTGGGCGGTCGTCGTATTGGTACCGGTGTTCGTGCTGACGTCGTGGATCTTCTTCACGGCGTAG